ACTGCTGCAGGGCGAGGCGCTGACCTGGTCGGACGGGGCCGCCGACGGGGTGCTGGACTTCGTACGGCACGACGGATGGCGCTGTGTGGCCAATCTGTCCCCGGCGGCGGTGGAGCTGCCGCCGGGCGAAGTGCTGCTGGCCAGCGGCCCGTTGGAGGACGGGCTGCTGGCACCGGACACGACGGTCTGGCTGGCTTAGTCAGCCGATGGTGGGACTCGGGCTGGCGCCCGAGCTCGGGGTGCCGCCCGACTGTTCGCCCGGGATCGCGATCGGCGTGGACGTCGGGTTCGCCGGCGGGCTGAGCACGACCATCGGTTCGCCGGGCTGCGGCGCCGGCGGGGTCAGATCGGTGGTGGGCAGCTTGGGCGGGGTGGTCTGCTGGAAGAGGGCCTGGTCGAAGTTGACGAAGCCGGTCTTCTCCATGACCGTGATGTGGTCCAGGACCGTGTTGTTGGCCATGTCGGCCAACGAGCGCACCAGCGAGTTCTTCGTGGTGGAGCGGATCTTGGCGATCGTGTTGAAGATCGAACCGTGGGTCGTGCGCAGGATGTTCGCGAAGGTCGAATCGAACTCCCGGCCGTTGGCGGTCTGGATCTGGTTCACGAAGGACACCTGCTGCGGGCTCGCCACGTTGGGCAGGGTCACGTTGAGCATCGGGGCGATCTTGCGGCAGGCGGCGTCCAGGGCCGCGTGGCCGTCCAGGAGGTGCCGTCCCGCTTCCTTGACCTCCGGGGTCGTCCCCTTCTGCAGGGCGATGTTCCCCAGCGGGTACTCCCACAGGCCCGCCGCCCGCACCTTGACCACGAAGTCCCGGTCCTGCTCGGTGAGCGGACCCCACTGGGTCTGGGCGATGACCCGGTCCTGGGCGGTGGAGACCTTGTCGAAGCCGAGCATCGCGGGATAGGCGAGCGCGACCAGGGTCAGGCTGAGCGCACCGCCCACGAAGAGCGTGCCCGTGGCATTCCGCGAAAAGCGCACCGTGGCTCCTGTCCGATCGGGGTTGTCCGGACCTTCAGTACGGACGCGGAGCCACAGGTGTTCATGATGCGTGCGTCACTTCGCAGGTCGGCAACCCGTACGGACGCACAGCGCGAGCCCTGACCCCCGACGCCCCGTCAGAATCGGGGAATGAGCCGGAAGACAGCCGCCCTGGGTATCACCGCACTCACCCTCATCGCCTCGGCCTGGACGCCCGCCTCCGCGCACGGCGGCCGTGACCTCTGGGCCACCGTCACCATCGTGCCCGGACGTGAGGGCATCGTGGAGGCCGCCGGATACACCGGTCCCGCCCTCGGCGCCGGGTCACGGCTGACGTTCACCGCCCCCGCGGGCACCGAGGTCACCGGCACCCCCCTCGACGCCCACGGCTACCGCGGCGCGGTCGACACCGACGGCGACAGCGCCACGTACACCTACACGGGCACCACCAATGCCGGCGCCTGGCAGGAGCACACCTTCCCCTTCGTCCTCGCCGTTCCGGCCGACGCGGTGCCCGGCACCCGGCTGACCGGCTGCGCGATGCGGCTCACGGACGCGCGCGGCACCCGCAAGGACCACGGAACCTGCGCGGTGACCGTCGGCCTGCCCGAACCGACGCTGACCCGGCCCGAGTCCGGGGTGCCGCTCGGCGCGCGGCCGGAGATGGCCGGGACCGCGTATCCGGGGGCGCAGGTGACCGTGCGGCACGAGGACGCGCAGGACGAGGGGGTGACGGGCCAGGGGCCGGAGCCGGGGGCCGAGGTGTGCACCACGACGGCCGGCGCCGGCGGCCAGTGGTCCTGCCGGCCCGCCCTGCCGCTTCCCGCCGGTCCGGGACGGCTCCAGGTGACCGCCTCCCTCAACGGGGTCAGCGCGGTGAGCGAGCAGAAGAACGTCACGGTGGCGCCCGCCGCGCGGTGACGGGTCACGACGGGTTCGCGTGGGACACCCTGCGCAGCACCGTCGGATAGGGCAGGGCCGTGGCGAGCTCGCGCACCCGGGCCGCACACCGCCCGGCCTCGTCCGCGCGGCCCAGTACCGCCAGCGCCGTCGCCTGCGCGGTACGGGCCTCGCACTCGGTGACCGCCTCGCCCGCTCCGGCGGCCCGTACGGCCTCCTCCCCGGCGAGCCGGGCGGCGCGCGCGGCATCGCCGGCCGTGAGGTGGGCCCAGGCGGCGATGACGGGGACGCCGGTGCCGGACACGGTGGCCAGCAGGGCGAGGGCGCGGTCGGGGCGGACGTCGCGGAGCGCCAACTCGGCCTGGGCGGTGCGTACTTCGTATTCGGCCTGGTGGTCGGGGCGGCGGGCCACACAGTGGGCCGCGCGGGTCAGCAGTTCCCGGGGGTCGGGGAGCGCGAGGCGGGGGCCGCCGCGCAGCTGGACGCGGGCGAGGGCGGTGAGGGCGTACGGCAGGCACCAGCCGGAGTGGGCCTGGGCCTCGGCGACGGCGTCGGCGGCAAGTTCCGCGGCCTCGTCGCACTCGCCGAGCAGGAGGTGTATTTCGGCGAGGTTGGCACGTTCGAAGGCGGCGGCCTCCGGGTCTCCGCAGCGGTCGGCCAGGTCGAGGGCGCGGGTTCCGATGGCCAGTGCCTCGTGGAGCCGACCGGAACGGCGGGCGTGTTCCCGCAGGATCGAGAGCACCGTCATGACGAGTCGGGGGTCGCCGTGTGCCTCGGCGTGCGGGAGAGCTGCGTCGGCTGCGGTGCGGGCCTGCGGCAGGCGGTTGGTGAGGGCGAGGGCGGTGGATTGTTGGGCGAGGGCGCGGGCGAGGAGCGCGTGCGGGGTGGCCTCGCCGTTGTCGGGTGCGGGTGCATGGTGGCTGGTCGCGCAGTTCCCCGCGCCCCTAGGGGCGTCAGATTCACCGGCGCTTTGCTGTGCCGCACGTGCTGCCCTCAACGAACCCTCGTAGTCGCCTGTCACGAAGCACAGGACACCTCGCGCCATCCAGTGCGCCGCCACGGTCTCCGCAGATGTGCCATCGCCAGGTAGGTACGTGTCCAGCAGGGCGAACCCCTCCTCCGCCTCCCCCGTCCTGGCCAGCGTCTCCGCCAACTGGGCGGCGACCCGGACCTGTTCCTCCGCGCTGCCGTGTCTCCGCAGATCCGTCAGTGCCTCCCGCAGGACCCGTGCCGCGTCCTCGTGGCGGGCCATGCGGCGCAGGACGGCGGCGTGGTCGAGGCGGATGCGGGCGGCCTCGACGGCGACCGCGTCGAGGCGGGCGGTCAGTTCGCCGTAGTAGTGGTCGGCGGTGTCGTCGGCGCCCACGGCCGCGGCCCGGCGTGCCGCGAGGTGCAGATGGCCGGCGGCGCGCGGATCGTCGGCGCCCGTGAGGTGCGCGGCCACGGCGTCCACCGCGCCGGGACGGCGGCGCAGCAGCAGCTCGGCGTACGCGGTGTGCAGTCGGCGGCGCCGGGCGACCGAGAGGCGCTCCCGGCACACCAGCCGGATGAGCGGATGCCGGAAGCCCAGGCCGGGCACGGTCCGCCCGTCCGTCGGTACGGGCCGTTCCTCCAGTACGGCGGCGGCGAGCGCGGCGTCGATGCCGTCGGCCACCTCCGCCGTGGCGCCCGCGACCTCCTGCACCTCCGTCAGCGCCGCGACCCCGCCGCACGCCATGGCCACCGTCTCGATGACCTGGCAGGCGGCGGGGCTGAGGCGGGACAGGCGGTCGGCGACGAGGAGGCGGACGCCCTCCGGCGGGGTCAGGTCCTCGTACCCGGAGGTCCCGGGTGTCGCCTTGGCCAGTTCCACGGCGAACAGGGGGTGGCCGAGGGAGAGCTCCCAGACGCGTTCCAGGGTCGTGGAGTCGCCGTCGCCGCCCCTCGCGTCCGCCGCCAGCGTCAGGCAGTCGGTGCGGTCCAGGCGGGGCAGGTGGAGGCGGCGGGCCGTTCCCTGGCGGACGAGGGTGTCGAGGAGGGCGCGGCGCGGGTCCGGCTCGGGGAGGTCCTCGGGGCGGTACGTTGCCAGGAAGCGCACCTTCGCGGACCCCTGGGGGCGGCGGGCGAGGCGGCTCAGCAGGTGCAGCGACGCGGTGTCGGCCGTATGGACGTCGTCCAGCACCACCAGCACACCGCCCGGTGCCGCCGCCGAGGCCAGCAGGCCGCAGACGGCGGCGAAGATCCGTTCGCGTTCGTACTCGGGGCCGCCGCCGCGCCCGGGCGCCGGGCCGATCTGGCCCAGCGACGGCAGCAGCGCCGCCAGCTCGGGGTACTCCGCGCCCGCCCGGGCCCGTTCGGCCGCCGGACGGCCGGTCAGCCAGCCCTCCAAGGCCTCCACGAACAGGCCGTACGGCGCCTGTTCCGCCGTGTCGTGGCTCGCGCCCCACAGCACGGCCGCCCCGTCCGCCGCGGCCCGCCGTGCCGCCTCCGCGGCCAGCCGGGTCTTGCCGATGCCCGCCTCGCCGCCGACCACGGTCAGGGCGGGGCGGGTGGGGTCCAGGAGTCGTTCCAGTTCGGCGCGGCGGCCGACGAAGGGCGAGGCCGTGAGGGTGTCGAGGACGGCGGGCGGCGGTTTCGGAGCGGCGGGAGCGGGACGTCGTACGTCCGTCGTGGGGGTGCCCAGCGCCGCGCGGTGCAGCGCCTCGGTCTCGGGTCCCGGCCGGATGCCCCACTCGGTGTCCAGCGCGCGCCGGCACTGGTGGTACTGGGCGAGGGCGCGGCGCCGCATGCCCTGGTGGAGGTAGGCGCCGATCAGGACCCGGTGGGCGCGTTCCTCGGCGGCGCTGTCGGCGAGGATCCGGCGGGCGGTGGCCGCGGCCCGTTCCGTCTCGCCGTCCGCCAGGTACGCCTCGGCGAGGGTGAGCCGTACGGAGTCGCGCAGCGCGTCGAGCCGTTCACGCCGTGCCTCCACCCACGGGGTGTAGCGGTGCTCGGGGAGCAGCTCGCCGGTGAAGGCTTCGAGGGCGGCGGCCAGGTGGGCGGTGGTTCCGGTGCGCAGGGCCCGCTCGGCGAGGGTCTCGGCCTCGTCGGCGTCGATCCACACCGTGTCGGGCGCCAGCCGGAGCAGGGCGCCCTCGCCGATCAGGTACGAGGAGGGGGTGCGGGCGGTCAGCTCCGGCTCCAGGGCGCGGCGGGCGGCGTGCAGGGCGACGCGGAGGCTGCCGAGGGCGGCGGGGGTGCCGGCCGTGTCGGGCCAGCACATCTCGATGATCTCCTCGCGGTGTCTGACCCGGCCGGGGGAGACGGCCAGCAGTTCGACGAGGCGACGGGAGCTGGGGCGCGGCCAGCGATCGGCGACGGGAGCCCCGTCCGTGCGTTCGGTGCGGAAGCCGCCGAGCAGATACAGCCGCAGGACGGGCGGCGCCGGTCGGCGCACGGCACCGTCCGCCGTTTCCGCGTTTCTGCTGCTCATGTGGGGCGCACTCTAGCCCGGTTTCCTGTTTTGACCGGAATATGACCGGACAAACAAAATGTCCGGACATGTGAAATGCCCGGACGGATCACCGGAGGCCCCGCGGTGGGTGACCTCATCGGTCTCGCGGGGCTCCCGGCGTGTATCCCTACCCCCCACAGGAGGGATACGGCGGCTCCCGTCCCGAGGGGCATGACTCGGCCCTGCTCGTGGCCAATGTGTCGGAACAGGGCCGATGCGAGGGACTTTAGGCAGCGGGCGTTACTGGCGGATTACTGACCCATGGGGTTCGGAATGCGGACAATTACGTGCGTGATATCCCGTATTCCGTGGGCTCGTTGACGAAGCGTTGACCACTTCGCGGGAGATTCCAGACCCCTTTGCGGGAGAGTCGAAAGAAGGCCCGGCCCTAGATTCGGCGCATGCCCCCACACCCCCCTGCCACCCTTCCCGTGCTCCCCTACCGCAAGCCCACCAAGGGGCGCGACTACTGGGTCCTGGACGACGTCCTGCCCGACGCGGACGCCGTGCGGGAACGGTGTCTGGCCAAGGACGACTGGGTCGAGGGCTACCCGCACAAGCCGGAGGCATGGCCGGGGCTGCGGGCCATGCCGGGCCTCGAACCGGACGAACTGGCCCGCGTCGAGCGGCTGGTGCGGCAGGCCACCGGCGCCAAGGAGCTGTGGGTCCAGCGCACACCCGGCGGCGGCACCCTCAACCACAACTGCGTCCAGGTGGTCGGCGAGGGCGAGAGCACACCCCGCCCGCACACCGACTCGCGCAACCTGTGCCGGTACGCGGCGGTCCTCTACCTCAACCCCGGCGTCCCCAAGGACTGCGGGACCAGCTTCTACCGCCAGTCCCTGCCCGGCGGCCGACTCGGCGGCAACGTCGTACAGGCCCCGCACAACAACCTCGTCGACGCGCTCGGCACCCGGTTCGTGGCGCCCGACGCCTTCGAGGAGGACGTACGCGTGCCGCACCGGTACAACCGGCTGCTGCTCTACAGCGCCAACCTGGTGCACAGCGCGACCGGTTACTGCGGCGCCACCCTGGAGGAGAAGCGGATGACGGCGGTCTTCTTCTGGATGGCGTGAGCCATGGCGTGAGCCTTCGACGCGGGAGCCGGCGGCGGCCTCAGTAGCGGACCGCCCTGTCCACCTCCGCCTTCACCGCACCGGACAGATCGCGGTGGCTGCGGGCCGTCGCCTTCCCGGACCCGCCCGCC
Above is a window of Streptomyces sp. NBC_00490 DNA encoding:
- a CDS encoding DUF4142 domain-containing protein, producing the protein MGGALSLTLVALAYPAMLGFDKVSTAQDRVIAQTQWGPLTEQDRDFVVKVRAAGLWEYPLGNIALQKGTTPEVKEAGRHLLDGHAALDAACRKIAPMLNVTLPNVASPQQVSFVNQIQTANGREFDSTFANILRTTHGSIFNTIAKIRSTTKNSLVRSLADMANNTVLDHITVMEKTGFVNFDQALFQQTTPPKLPTTDLTPPAPQPGEPMVVLSPPANPTSTPIAIPGEQSGGTPSSGASPSPTIG
- a CDS encoding carboxypeptidase regulatory-like domain-containing protein, translated to MSRKTAALGITALTLIASAWTPASAHGGRDLWATVTIVPGREGIVEAAGYTGPALGAGSRLTFTAPAGTEVTGTPLDAHGYRGAVDTDGDSATYTYTGTTNAGAWQEHTFPFVLAVPADAVPGTRLTGCAMRLTDARGTRKDHGTCAVTVGLPEPTLTRPESGVPLGARPEMAGTAYPGAQVTVRHEDAQDEGVTGQGPEPGAEVCTTTAGAGGQWSCRPALPLPAGPGRLQVTASLNGVSAVSEQKNVTVAPAAR
- a CDS encoding ATP-binding protein translates to MSSRNAETADGAVRRPAPPVLRLYLLGGFRTERTDGAPVADRWPRPSSRRLVELLAVSPGRVRHREEIIEMCWPDTAGTPAALGSLRVALHAARRALEPELTARTPSSYLIGEGALLRLAPDTVWIDADEAETLAERALRTGTTAHLAAALEAFTGELLPEHRYTPWVEARRERLDALRDSVRLTLAEAYLADGETERAAATARRILADSAAEERAHRVLIGAYLHQGMRRRALAQYHQCRRALDTEWGIRPGPETEALHRAALGTPTTDVRRPAPAAPKPPPAVLDTLTASPFVGRRAELERLLDPTRPALTVVGGEAGIGKTRLAAEAARRAAADGAAVLWGASHDTAEQAPYGLFVEALEGWLTGRPAAERARAGAEYPELAALLPSLGQIGPAPGRGGGPEYERERIFAAVCGLLASAAAPGGVLVVLDDVHTADTASLHLLSRLARRPQGSAKVRFLATYRPEDLPEPDPRRALLDTLVRQGTARRLHLPRLDRTDCLTLAADARGGDGDSTTLERVWELSLGHPLFAVELAKATPGTSGYEDLTPPEGVRLLVADRLSRLSPAACQVIETVAMACGGVAALTEVQEVAGATAEVADGIDAALAAAVLEERPVPTDGRTVPGLGFRHPLIRLVCRERLSVARRRRLHTAYAELLLRRRPGAVDAVAAHLTGADDPRAAGHLHLAARRAAAVGADDTADHYYGELTARLDAVAVEAARIRLDHAAVLRRMARHEDAARVLREALTDLRRHGSAEEQVRVAAQLAETLARTGEAEEGFALLDTYLPGDGTSAETVAAHWMARGVLCFVTGDYEGSLRAARAAQQSAGESDAPRGAGNCATSHHAPAPDNGEATPHALLARALAQQSTALALTNRLPQARTAADAALPHAEAHGDPRLVMTVLSILREHARRSGRLHEALAIGTRALDLADRCGDPEAAAFERANLAEIHLLLGECDEAAELAADAVAEAQAHSGWCLPYALTALARVQLRGGPRLALPDPRELLTRAAHCVARRPDHQAEYEVRTAQAELALRDVRPDRALALLATVSGTGVPVIAAWAHLTAGDAARAARLAGEEAVRAAGAGEAVTECEARTAQATALAVLGRADEAGRCAARVRELATALPYPTVLRRVSHANPS
- a CDS encoding DUF6445 family protein, which encodes MPPHPPATLPVLPYRKPTKGRDYWVLDDVLPDADAVRERCLAKDDWVEGYPHKPEAWPGLRAMPGLEPDELARVERLVRQATGAKELWVQRTPGGGTLNHNCVQVVGEGESTPRPHTDSRNLCRYAAVLYLNPGVPKDCGTSFYRQSLPGGRLGGNVVQAPHNNLVDALGTRFVAPDAFEEDVRVPHRYNRLLLYSANLVHSATGYCGATLEEKRMTAVFFWMA